The following DNA comes from Thunnus thynnus chromosome 3, fThuThy2.1, whole genome shotgun sequence.
TAAACGTGTACATgtagtataaagtcaagagatTTAATGTTGATCACAGTAACTGCAGCTTATGTGATACTGAAAATGAAACtactgatcagctgtttttcctttctgtGACTCTCTGGGAGGATTTACAGGACTGGCTGTTGAACAAAATCCAACCACTGCTCCTCTCACAAGAGAAAATATCGTGTTTTGTGTTAACATGAAAGACAGTAAGAGTGACTTGATATTGAACAATCTgatactcttctgtttttaataGGAAACTTGTGGACAATCATCTCATTGCTTTGAGACTAATGAAAAGAAAGTCTTATGAAGAACTGAAAATACTTGATGACCTCTAGTAAAACTATGGAAGAGTGCAGacttatcattattattactttattgttcttaattatttattattatttatgttatgtgattgtattattattttatataatttaagttattttctttatctaaTGTGCCTTGAATGTTGAGAAgtatttactgtcatttattgCCTTAATGTTTGTAAATGAATCATCtttaatttttgaaaaagttgtttttatttaaaaaaaaagctgtaaagtTAAGAACATAAAATACCAGGAAATGTACAATTGTACAAGCAAACAGATAAAATAGAgccataaacaaataaataaaccaccAAAAACCATATTAAAAATactatattgtttttttttacattatttctgttAATTCTGTGAGCAATAATAGAAATatagtttttaatttcattaatcagagcaggaaaaaaggtttatttattGTTAGAGTATGTAATTTATTAGACAGAATTCGTCCTTGTCACCCAACAActcattttctcatctaacaaaaaaacatgataaattcTGTATTTTGCAAAAGCAGAAAGATCCTTTTAAAATAACTCACACTGCTCCAAAATAACCAAATGACAATCTACttacaaaaactaaaatataatcAGTGGTCTCAACAGTTTTTGTAAAACAGTGACTAAAGGGGTGAAATCTATGAATGAATTTACATAACATCTTTTATTTGTTCTTGGTCATATGTTGTATTATGTAATAATGACAAAGGCTGTAATtaatgattattctcattatcgatttatctgttgattattttcttgattaatcaattagtcatttactctataaaatgtcagaaaatggtgaaaaatgtcaatcattgtTTCTCAAAGTACAAGCAGACATCATCACATgtcctgttttgttctgtttctcaacagtcaacaacccaaagataataAGTTTACTTTAAtcaagactaaagaaaccagaaaatattccttttagaagctggaaccagaaaacttcgacattttcttctttaaaaaaaagtttaatcttttatcaaaatagttggtgattgaTTTTCAACTAATTAatgaatcgactaatcgttgcaactCTAATAATGACCACAGTTAGATGATGTAAGCAGTGTATTTTATTAggtgaaaaacaacttttacaaAATTCATCCAAATAAATCTACAATTACAAACATTTTGTTACCAGTGATTAATaccattttcttttaaataaaagcagGTGAAATTTTGCTGTGTATTAActtcaaaatacaaaattcaCAAGCGTTGCAGCGAAGCACAAACCAAGAATAAATAAGCATACAGGCTTGGtttgaattcattcatttttttttcaaataagcAATGCATACACTCATCATGTTTGTTCTCTTAGGCCGACAAGCTGTACACTAACAGATACAAACTGTGACCATAAAGACAAGTAGTCTGAACTGAGGCAGTATCTGGAAAGTGTGCTTTAGAAAATTACAATCAATTTCCTGGGAGATATTCTTGTGGCGGAAGTGGCGAGGACATGGTTGGAAttgagaacattttattttgctctggCACATTGATCAGCGGTGTCTCACtcagatctaaaaaaaaaagacaaacagtatatatttaatattaaacaaTATGCAGATTTGGGCAAAGCATTCATTGTCAGAAACTTTTCAATCAAGcaatgttttaaagttttgcCTCTGGTGATGTATTTCCACATTATTCACATCCAACAGTCTAAACTCCCTCTTAATTAATACCTTCATCAGCTCTTTTGTCTTCAGCTGGAGGGATGTCTTCCTCCTCATCTGGACCCAAGTCTTCGATCAGGACCTGGTCAAGGGCCTCCCTGCCTTGTGACTCTGTATAAAGGGTCTCCACTTGCGCTATGGGAGGAGCGGGAGCTACAGATGGAACAGGGGCTCGTGACAGAGCTGGGACTGGAGCAGCATCTGGAGCTGGAGACGAATCTTGGGCAGGAACTTTGgcgggagaaggaggaagaactGAGGGTGAAACAAGGGCTGGAGTTGGGTTAACTGGAGCTGGAGCAGGGGGAGAAGTCAGAGTGGGAGCAAAAAAGAAAGGGCTTTGCAGAGACCCAAACAATGGCATAGGAGCAGGAACGGCAGGGACAGGTACTGGTGGTAAATCACACGTGTCACTGCCCACAGAAAGTAAAGGGGTTAGAGAGCCTGATGTTTGAGCAGGGATCACCGCCGCAGGTTCAGGCACCACCACTACAGCAGGAGCTTCCTGAGCTGGTGCTGTTTCCTCCTGAGTGAAAGAGATCTCCGGCGTGGGTTCACTCTTCCTGggcctccctctcttccttgAGCCGCTCCTCTGCTCAGCTCTTGGTCTTTTCCTCTGGCTCTCAACCCTGAAAGAGTAGAACAATTGTAATCAACTTCAACAACAGTGGACATTGATACAgctctttgtgatttttttttttttgcaaagctaATAGTACAAAGTCCTTGACCTGGATCTGGATCTGGGGTGTCAATAGAAACAACAGAGCAACCTTTGGCTGCTCTTGCTCCATTCAATATAAACCAAAGGAGTGATAAGCAACTAGAGCGCTGATAATGTTTTCACCGCGCGATGTAACGTACAGTGTGTTATAATGCAATATGTGTTAAAAAGCCTTGTTAAACCTTCTAAAACTTCTATTTCTTCTCTCCATTGCATCAGaacaattatttacagtatCATTACCCTAGTATAAGAATTTGAATTTGTGGGGGTACATACTACACTGCTGAACCAGTGATGGTTACTGCTCATGAACACAGCTGTAAATGTAGGTCAGTGCACTGACATTGACTGTGCTTTTCCATAAATTTACCCAAAAACCCACTGGTTAGTCTCCTTCTCTTCTGCTTCAGCCTTTCTCTTCCTGAGTAGGTCCCTGTCCCGTAACCGGCGACGGATACCACCtacaaaacacagaaaccaGGAGAAACCACATCCTGTTCAGCACAATATAACACATAACACAAATGAGATAAACTTGTCTGTCGTTTATAGTGAAACAGCTTAGAGGCTGATGAGAAGATTTCTCAGTTGATCAAAAGACACCACACAGCATGCAAATAAATAACTGGCTCATTTAAATTTCTGGTGTGGAATTAAAGAAGAATTTTAGATGTTACCTTCTtcttcattttgatttttatattcCGACTCTGGTTTCCCTTGTTGCAACGTCTCCTCCATTCTAAGTCCTGGTATGAATGAATTCAACTCATCGAAGGCGGGcaagcaccaaaaaaaaaaaaaaaaaaggagacaaaataACTTCTGACTGTTTTCTATTCCCACCCCTAAATGAATTATCTGGTTAACCATTACCAAAGTGCTGGGAGAGTTCTTACAGTGTTAGTCTTATCATATTTGTAAAGCTGGAGGAGTTGGCACAGCActgacagcaaaaaaaaaaaagtctgcggAAAGTTGTGTGCGGGCAGTGTGAGATAGGGATAAAATATGTACAGAATGTAGAAATAGGGGAAATACATATAAACCTTTCTATGCTTTCTAAACTGCTGCTTATAAAGCAAAAGGCTTGTTTGTGAAACGCTAACTGAAACTAAACTAGTAAACAAACTGGAAACCAAGAGGGGGTTTTCTGTtttgcatgcatgtttgtgcaAGACAGCAGCTGATATTAAAGCTTTGCAACAGGAAAAGTAGTCTAAATTTACTGAATAATATATTAGAGGGTGTTTAATTTAAGTCTCAGTATGGTCTAAATGATGGACAGCTACATTTTAAAGGCCTTCATATACATTGTTATATGTGATAAACACAGTTTTTATTAATTGTCtaaaaaaatgcatctttttctgCAGTACTACAGGAAAAATTATGTTGCAAAAACCATTAGATAGCCTGAGCCCAAGAGAGAAATCCTGTCTTTGACTAGAGTAGGGGCATACCCCTCTTATCTCACAGATGGAGGGGCTGCTCGGTTGGGGTGTGTTCTCAATCTTCTCACAGCACATTGAgccctgatgtgtgtgtgtgtgtgtgtgtgtgtgtgtgtgtgtgtgtttgagccaCTCAAAGAGAGAAACTGTCCAGCAGAGTAAATAACACTCAACTGCCAATTGCCTCCAGCTCTATACTAGAAATGTTGAGAGTCCATTTGTTAAAGTCTCTCACTTCTGTATTAAAGGAGTTTCTTTTAATGCGTATACACTTTCAAAAACTGTTAGTAGCAGTTTTACAGGGGAAGTATTTACTACAAGTTTCATGTAGTTAATACTTCATGTGTGCAAACAACTTACAGGAGAAAATCTGCACCTTAACTCATTTGGTTCAGGcttaaatttaaattcaaaatacttaatcTTGCATAAACAGACACTGAGATGAACATTTCCACTGttaaatttaaaggaaaaagctGATTCACACAGACTCTCAAAACTActtgacatttttcaaacacTCACCAGCACCTCCAGTATCAAGAGTTGAGTTCCTGTCTGCATACAGTTAACTCTTCAGCTGATAAAACTCCCACCAGACACATGAATGGACTCCTTCCAAGTATGTAGTTACATCTTTTCCAAAAATGACTGATTATTATCtgcaaaagcagaaaaagcTGTCgtccacacatatacacacacacacatccctacTGTTGCACAATGAAACTCAATTTTGAAGCATGTCAAAGTAGATATGACAGTGCCATCTTCTGGTGCACTTTCTAAACTACCAAACActgatttaaaaacacttttttttttactgtatatactgtacatataaatcGCACATGGCCAACTGGATAATGTGCCTTAAACAGCAGATTTACTGTCTAATATTTTGGGTcttatgttgtcttttttatttttaggtaTCACTGACTAAccttaaaaatgaatcaaatattttttacaaacaCCCAGAATGTCTTTtcaacatgtttctgtttcatatttttatttacaaagaTCAACAACATACTCTGTGGACTTCTACTTGAGGGCTCTGGTGTCTCAGGAAGTaaaagggggggtgggggtggggttgGGAATACCCTTCCCACCATATGCATATACAATGCTCTCTTTACTGCTAACTGAACacacccctcctctctgtccatGTGTGCAAACGCTGAAAAACAATCTGAGGTTTCATGGATAGAAGAAGACTAGAACACAGTTTTATCAATTACACAGTTTATTGATCAAAACTgtcaaaaggaaaacaaatacaGCAATGATTGGACTGCAATTAAAATGatgcatttacaaaaaaataacattatttagAGTAATTTCTGCTTTCACTTGCAACAGGTTTTAATAGTAATTGCtgttcaaaacaaaatgtctttatgTTACATATTTGCCCTACTTACACATTGAAAGCGACACAATAACAATTTTAcgttaaatatgaaaaatctgGGCATGTTTTCAAGCTATTTAACATTATTAAGCAGATAAACAAAGTTCACCATATGACCTACTTTAACGCCTAAATTGGTTGAATGCTATTATGCGTCGACTGTGCACATGTATATACACggcatttctttattttatttaaaaaaaaaactgactttaaatacaaaaaaagaagaaaagcttCTTGTCTTCATAAACATAACACAATACTTTCCTTTGCAGAAATAAATTGCACCATAGCACTGTGTGGAGGCAGCGTCATGTTTTGTGACTGCAATGCCATTTTAGAGGCGATGGGCGTTTCTGGACGCAGATGGCGCTGTTGAGCATATATTTTGTTTCAGTCCCGTTTCCCTCCATGGTTTCTCCTCTCTCCGACTAACTTAGCGTTTGGCTCAGTTCATTATACAGTCCTATATTCTCCCTCCATTAGGGCATCTCTGCCTTTGGACTGAAGATCCCACCAAAACCCAAGAGAGAAAAGTTTAACTTTCATAGGGCAAGATGGACATGAAAAAGAGGATCCACTTGGAGCTAAGAAACAGGACACCGTCTGATGTGAGTcgtgctttttttaaaaaaccaacCCTTAGTTTTCTGGCTAGCCTCGCTAGCTAGCTTGCTACTTTTTCTGCTTTGCGAGTGACCTGTGTGGCTAACGTAATGGTGACCACATGGGCTTTAGATGATGTTTCTCGTTTATAATAGTAGGGCGGAAAACACTCGCATAACAAGCTTCATCCTCGATACTGTTGTGGATTGGGCGTATAGGGGGGCAACGAGACGAGAAAAGCTATATTCAGTCGTTACTTTGAAACGGCGATTCCTCAGCTTGCTGGCATTATTGCAGTGCTTTAACCGTTTCGCAGCCTCCGTGGTCAGCGGTGCACACACGATTCAGCTCGACTCCAACGTCGGGGAACAATTAGTAAACTTCTTTTCACGCTGATATATTAGGAAATGTGCTTCCTGCGCCGCGTTTGCCATTCACAGAGCGGTGTATTTTATACAGACCTTGGAAGCCATGTTTGCTGCTAGCATAACTGCTAAAAACGGGGcgcttttttccccctcattaTTACAAAAGCACTTTACAACTCCAAAGCGTTGGTGcttaaaatgtagtttttgtgACGTTTGAACGGGCCGTCGCCGATCACGAGTCTTAAAATCTCTTCACAGTAACGTTAACATGAACGGCCAAGATTCAGCAtcgacaacaaaaaaaaaaaacagtcacttGGTTCACGAGTCATCCATACCTTGACCACTTAACGTGGAGCCTGTTACTCCAACCTTAGCTAGTTCATATTTCCACACAAACTGTCGCAAATGTCTGTAACTTATTCCTGCAATCGTTTTTGTTTAAAAgcttaaaagtttaaaagaaaaaaggagggggAGTGTGCAGCAGTTAATTCCCTAAAACAGCGTATACACTTGCACAGCAGCTGCATTGCCCTTTCATATCCTTGCATTCATACTCGTGTAAATATTgcatacttttcttttttttcttttttaaacatgaagtCTGGTGAGCAGATGATTCATTCACATAGCAGCCACCCAAAAACTTAGTGTTTTTGTTCCCGCCATATTACCTCCTTCGCTACGCTGgtcaaagacaacaaaaagcATCGAGTTGTAAACgtataattaaaacacacatccTCCCCACACCTTCCGCTAATCGTAAAGTAAACTAAACTTGATGTTGTTTTGCAAAGTAAACGGATCGATTTGTCGGCCGGCGGCTTTATGAACCGAGCCAGCCTGCTTGAACGACACGGAGATCCGGTGCACCGCGCTTCATGCGTGGGCAGCCAAAAACTCCACCGGTCGGCGTATTCCTCTCGGCTCatgcatgaaataaaacaaaatatcagttgaaaaataatttaagtaATGTGTAACTTAAGTACCCGATCATTACTCTTTTGTACAACAGCAATTTTCGCTACTGAAATGTTCAGAGAACTGCATACTGTGTCTCAGGAATCGCCATGTTGTCATTCTGTCGTCTTTGAAGCTCTGGGAGAGAGGAACTGtctccatctttgtttttttactaaatTTCCGTTCTCAATATATTTCCTTCGCCACTTCGACCTGAAAACGACGTTGTGCCCTGTAACAAACTTGGCAATATCGGTCGTTCGCTCGACGACGAGGAATATTCCACTTCCCCCAATGAAAGCTGGTTTAACGagtagaaaaagagaaaatctttACTAAGGGTGTATTCGCCATCCTGTCCGTTGCTGTTGGGTTGGCTAATGGCGGGCAGACAGACTCCTCTGCTGCACGGCAGCGTTTAAAAGGGGCAATGGCTAGCCTGTAGCGAGCTAGCTCACAAAAATCATTGCATTTGTCATTAGTGACTGCATCAGCAGGCCATGGGGAAGCTACTGCTTTGCTCTTCCTCGTTTCAAAGAAATCAATACATTAAACTGTCGTGCCCGATGAAATTAGACACATTATGATACAAAGTGTGTTTAGATGGAGACGGAGTATCCATTTCGGTGTTTTTTACTTGAGAAATCGTGATCTTTGACGTTTgacaacaactttttttttttttttttttttttgcaacgtTTTTGTCCAACGCTGAATTGCGCAACCAGTGTTAGCTTTAATTGACTCAAACTAACTCCGCCTTTCGGACTtgtttttctaatattttataacaaaaagtacaaaatgtctttttaattatttttccacaCAGTAAAGAGCAATAATGGTGGATAATAACATCATGTATTAAACATTGTTTGTTATGTTTGGCAGGTTGTTTTCTCACTGATTTTGTTtacaaaatgagattttaatTCAGAAAAGGcagatgaataaaataattttgcaatattatgagttttgtttgttttagactACATTTAACTGTACACAGTGTATATATTAAGTACTTTTTTCAAGAGATGCACAAACAATGGagattcatttttatatcatattataattttctgttttccagGTACGAGAACTTGTCCTTGACAATTGTCGATCGGTTGAAGGAAAAATCGAAGGCCTCACAGCTGAGTTTGTCAACCTGGAGTTTCTCAGTTTGATAAATGTTGGCTTAATGTCAGTCTCCAACCTGCCTAAACTAGGAAAACTCAAAAAGGTAACATGTCGTTTCACCTTTTCTTTATATCTCCATGAAAAAGCTGAGTTGTGTCCGGTCTAAGTCATACCTCTCTGCCTCTTGTGTTTTCAGCTGGAGTTGAGCGACAACAGAATCAGCGGCGGCCTCGATGTTTTAGCAGAGAAACTACCCAACCTCACACATCTAAACCTGAGTGGCAACAAATTGAAAGACATCAGCACGTTGGAACCATTGGTATGTTTCTGAAGGAAGCACTCGCCATATATATCCATCTTTATGCCTACAAGCTGGTGCAgacactgtgcttttttttgtattttgtttcatattaGTGCAAAATTTATTATAATCAGACcaaagattttaaatatctgGACAAAGCGTGGTGCCCAGAGCTGTGTTCATGTAAATGCAATTGCAGCTCATCAGCTGTCTTACTCAACTCACAGcgtacatttttaattttggtgCTTCTGCTTCCTATACTGTATACTTAGgatataaagaataaagaagCTGTTTTTACACTACGTCATTTACCGGAACTAACAGTGGAAAGAGTGCCAGAGAGAtcctttaaacatatttaataaataattattttaaatgattattagaaCAAAAATATAATCTACAGGAAACACAGGAATGAGTTGAAAATGGTATTTATCTAGTTGATTGTGGTTGTTCAACAGTTCGTGATGGATAAAATTACGATgtataatgttattttgttaatttGGAGGAATGAGAAACTGTTCATGGATAAAAACAACCAGATGCAAAagtctctttttgtctc
Coding sequences within:
- the hemgn gene encoding cyclin-dependent kinase inhibitor 1C isoform X3 produces the protein MEETLQQGKPESEYKNQNEEEGGIRRRLRDRDLLRKRKAEAEEKETNQWVFGVESQRKRPRAEQRSGSRKRGRPRKSEPTPEISFTQEETAPAQEAPAVVVVPEPAAVIPAQTSGSLTPLLSVGSDTCDLPPVPVPAVPAPMPLFGSLQSPFFFAPTLTSPPAPAPVNPTPALVSPSVLPPSPAKVPAQDSSPAPDAAPVPALSRAPVPSVAPAPPIAQVETLYTESQGREALDQVLIEDLGPDEEEDIPPAEDKRADEDLSETPLINVPEQNKMFSIPTMSSPLPPQEYLPGN
- the hemgn gene encoding hemogen isoform X1, with protein sequence MVNQIIHLGVGIENSQKLFCLLFFFFFWCLPAFDELNSFIPGLRMEETLQQGKPESEYKNQNEEEGGIRRRLRDRDLLRKRKAEAEEKETNQWVFGVESQRKRPRAEQRSGSRKRGRPRKSEPTPEISFTQEETAPAQEAPAVVVVPEPAAVIPAQTSGSLTPLLSVGSDTCDLPPVPVPAVPAPMPLFGSLQSPFFFAPTLTSPPAPAPVNPTPALVSPSVLPPSPAKVPAQDSSPAPDAAPVPALSRAPVPSVAPAPPIAQVETLYTESQGREALDQVLIEDLGPDEEEDIPPAEDKRADEDLSETPLINVPEQNKMFSIPTMSSPLPPQEYLPGN
- the hemgn gene encoding fibrous sheath CABYR-binding protein isoform X2, with amino-acid sequence MVNQIIHLGVGIENSQKLFCLLFFFFFWCLPAFDELNSFIPGLRMEETLQQGKPESEYKNQNEEEGGIRRRLRDRDLLRKRKAEAEEKETNQVESQRKRPRAEQRSGSRKRGRPRKSEPTPEISFTQEETAPAQEAPAVVVVPEPAAVIPAQTSGSLTPLLSVGSDTCDLPPVPVPAVPAPMPLFGSLQSPFFFAPTLTSPPAPAPVNPTPALVSPSVLPPSPAKVPAQDSSPAPDAAPVPALSRAPVPSVAPAPPIAQVETLYTESQGREALDQVLIEDLGPDEEEDIPPAEDKRADEDLSETPLINVPEQNKMFSIPTMSSPLPPQEYLPGN